In Miscanthus floridulus cultivar M001 chromosome 8, ASM1932011v1, whole genome shotgun sequence, the sequence aattgtccaattatggactatttaggcttaaaagattcgtctcacgatttctcggctaactgtgtaattagtttttttcgtctacatttagtactccatgcatgtatcgcaagatttgatgtgacggagaatcttgaaaatttttggtttttggcttggAAGTAAACGTGGCCTCAGTTAGTGGTGGCACGTTCACAGGATCACAGGCCAGTCTGGCAGTCTCTGTCAGGGATCCTGTCCGGTAGCAGCGATGCTGCTAGGCAGCAGCACGTTGTTTGTTGGGCTGGAGCTGGACGCAGCGACACGCGACCGCGACGCCGTGGTGGACTATGTGTGCACGGGAGGAACGTGGCTGAAGAGTGGGTCCATCTTTGTTCGGCCAGTTGGCACCGCCGGCCCGGCAGGGGAAAACGTCCCACGGGCCACCGGGTCGGTAGGAAGAAGGCCCAAGGCCTCTGTCCGGCACTGCGATGTGTGGCATGCGCCCGCGGCCCGCCCAAGGAGCCGGGCCGACCCTCGTCCCGAGAAGTGCTGGTGGTGGAACTGGAACGTGCAGGCCACTCTCGTCTCGGCTCCCGGCTCCACGACACGACAGCACACAGTGCGCACACTCACTCGGGTCTCGAGAGCTCCCTACCCCGCGTGTCGCCCCGCCGCCCTCGACGGCGACTCCGCGCCGTGCCCAGCCCCATGGATCCCGCCGCTGCGGACCAGCCGTGTGTCATCCAGGCGCTCCCGGCGAACTGCAACACCCTCCCGCCGCTCCTGGTCCAGGCGCTCCCGGCCCAGCACTCCCCGGCCAAGACCAACAACACGCCGCCCTCCCCCGCCGCCAAACGCCGCCCCGCGCCTGCCCCGCCGGGCCCGGCGCCCCCGAGCCCTCGCCGCACCCGCTCAGGCGGCGCGCCGGAGTGGACGCCCGCCGAGACGCTCGCGCTCGTCGCCGAGGTCGCGGCCGTGGACGACGGCTGGTCCCGCTCCGTCTCCGCGTTCCAGAAGTGGGCCATGGTCGCCGAGAACCTCGCCGCCTCCGAGGCCTTCGCGTCGGGGCCCAGGacccggcgcgggcgcgggagcgggagcgggagcaaGAGGACTGCCGGGGAGTGCCGCCGCCGCTGGGAGGCGCTGGCGGCGGAGTACGGGGCCGTGCGCCGCTGGGAGGTGCGCACCAGGGGAACGTACTGGGAGATgggcgcggcggcgcggaggAAGGCCGGCCTTCCTGCGGAGTTCGACGCCGAGGTGTATGGGGCCATGGATGCGCTCATACGGGTCGAGGAGGCGCTGCTTGCGGATGCTGCGGGCGGTGGTGCGGGTGGGGAGGAGGTGGAGGGCTTGGTTGGCGGCGGTGCCGGCGTCGGCGTCGAGGTGGGTGAGCAGGACGGCGGTCACTCCGGTGAGGCTGAGGTTGGAAAAGAGCAGGTGCAGGAGGATGCATCagcaggagaggaggaggagccacaggaagagaaggaggaggaggaggaggaagatgtcgAGGAGGATGGAGAAGAAATGCAGGAGGATGGGGGCAATGCTGATGCTTCAAATGACTTGGGTATGTGCAAATCATCCACTTTTCGCTTTTGAATGCACTGATTCTGTTGTCATGTGCTTATGATCgcgatagctttgcttctgcttACTGAAGATGTAGTCTGGTTATGAAGCTTATGTCAAGACTGCAATGATGTGTCATGTGTCATGTGTCATTACATGGAGGTGACTGTGCAAGTAGGAGGATTTATAACAGAAAAAACTGGGAGATTGAGCAGGGCATTTGATTAGCAGTGATGGGCCTAATATGGTTTTGGTTCTAGGGGATTCATCAGTGAAATTTGATGTCAGTCAAATATGCCAATACCATTATTAGGAATGACCGTATCATCATAAGAAGACAAAATTTCAGTCACAGTATTTCTGTTGTACTGGTTATTGGGGAAATAAGGCTCATTCTGATTGGTCATGTCCCATTGTAGTGCCCAATTACGATATCTTTTCCTGTTTTGTCATGTCCACACTTAGTGGGTAGTGCGGGATAGCATAGCCTCATTGGTCTGTTATAGTTTTTCACGTAGGCAAAATAGCTAGGGAAACCAGGTAAATGTTAACAAACCATGAGAACAAGCCACAAAAGTTTTACAAAATTGTCAAGAAATTATCAGATGTAGGGAGGCATGTCCTATACATG encodes:
- the LOC136475880 gene encoding trihelix transcription factor ASR3-like isoform X2; its protein translation is MDPAAADQPCVIQALPANCNTLPPLLVQALPAQHSPAKTNNTPPSPAAKRRPAPAPPGPAPPSPRRTRSGGAPEWTPAETLALVAEVAAVDDGWSRSVSAFQKWAMVAENLAASEAFASGPRTRRGRGSGSGSKRTAGECRRRWEALAAEYGAVRRWEVRTRGTYWEMGAAARRKAGLPAEFDAEVYGAMDALIRVEEALLADAAGGGAGGEEVEGLVGGGAGVGVEVGEQDGGHSGEAEVGKEQVQEDASAGEEEEPQEEKEEEEEEDVEEDGEEMQEDGGNADASNDLASFGFNAMVR
- the LOC136475880 gene encoding uncharacterized protein isoform X1 — protein: MDPAAADQPCVIQALPANCNTLPPLLVQALPAQHSPAKTNNTPPSPAAKRRPAPAPPGPAPPSPRRTRSGGAPEWTPAETLALVAEVAAVDDGWSRSVSAFQKWAMVAENLAASEAFASGPRTRRGRGSGSGSKRTAGECRRRWEALAAEYGAVRRWEVRTRGTYWEMGAAARRKAGLPAEFDAEVYGAMDALIRVEEALLADAAGGGAGGEEVEGLVGGGAGVGVEVGEQDGGHSGEAEVGKEQVQEDASAGEEEEPQEEKEEEEEEDVEEDGEEMQEDGGNADASNDLEGQETGTSIEPDKSQNIAWELANKLHENAQHIHTILNEEADQDGGQNHALGGLMLPDAMEATRQKADELIKSLGGLVSYLNQFTELVKETGFENIAGMT